A stretch of DNA from Ranitomeya variabilis isolate aRanVar5 chromosome 1, aRanVar5.hap1, whole genome shotgun sequence:
TTTTGGGAACCCCTTGCCAATGATGGGGGTCAGCCAAGTCCATGGTTATATTGGTAATCTACATCTATAGCTTTTTCCCCCCCGAAATAGACCCGTGTCTTGTTTCTCACTGATGAGGTCCACTACAGTTTTTGGCCTGAATACAACCAGGATTGAGAAACTGATGGTGGGAATAAGCCCTTAAAGGAGTTCTAGAagtgtctgcagtcactatgtgcgcACTGTCACTGTTCCCCATGCGGCTGAGTGGTCACGTGATCACATGTACCGGCGGCCATATGCAGACTAGTCTTACCCTGCTGCTCTCAATAGAAGCacacatgtctagttggcatgtgacagtGTGAAAACTACATCTGGTCAAGTAATGGCACGGGGAATACGAGAGAATGGTATCAGCGCACGCTCTGCACACCGGCAGGTTTTGGCAGTCTACAGTAGGAGTGACCGTGGACTTTTCTTCTgagactggacaatccctttaaaaaaaaacaaaaaccaaacagCAGCAGACAGGCAGGATTCCCTGCTCCATATAACATATGCCAGCtcaaatatatgtgtatatatatatttcactccctgtaaaaagtatatatgtggtcagtattaaagcaCACGCTCAAAAAAGCAAAAACATCTCACTTCTAAGACCAAGACTAAAACCTTATGGGCATCTCTTATTGCTCTATATTCCTGCATCTTggactaaaaaaaaatatatatatatatatatatatatatatatatatatatatatatatatatatatatatatatatatatatatatatatatatatatatgcgctgtTTGTCTTCATGATGCACAGTATTTGCTGGCTGCAGAAGGAGTTTTctaagaatccatcagtgagctcgttctgatgggGAGTGTGACGCTTATTTGTCTAGATTCTCTCAGCGcatttagggtctgtgcacacgctgcggatttgacgctgcagattcgcagcagttttccatgcattgtacagtactatgtaaacctatggaaaaccaaataagcagtgcacatgctgcggaaaataccatgcggaaatgcagcggtttacattccgcagcatgtcaattctttgtgcggattccgcacatgtaagcgttttacacctgctccataattggaatccgcaggtgtaaaaccgcagtacatccgcaggtaaaacacatggCGTTTTAAGTGCGGATTTTTCGGAATCTGCGTGGAaacatccgcaatggaatccgcaacgtgggcacatagccttatggtcccAGCAGAGAAGCTTGGTAAAAGACAGATAAGAGTAACAAACTCTCAGAACTCACTGAAGGATTCTTAGCGGACTCATTCCGCAGCCAGCAATATACAGGGGAAATATAGAGCTTGTAGATaccgaatggaggcattttttttttttttttttaattgaaactcAATAGCAAGAATTCTTTTTAGTCCAAAACacacaggtgtaaaaaaaaaaaaaaaaaaaaaaaaaaaatagcaccccCGAATGGGGTCCATATAGTTATATATTGTGCTGTCTTGTCCTATACTGCAGTCAtatccagagctgtattcacagcTACAATACAGACTGGTGCAAAGAGGACAcctgcccttaaaggggttgtccacttatgggagggagatttttttttcttaattaaacACATGTAATTGTggctttccatttttatttttttttattacaaatttagCACTATTTGACTTTGTGATTTGTGGTCATGAATCAGGTGAGAGGAGATGATGAAAAGACAAATAAAAAATGGTTgcaaactttcccactggattcccagaaagagctcactgatggattctcaattaaccaattctgcagccagcaacagaCCGAGCTACGCAGAGGCTGCAGAAGCCAGCGCTGCAATATATTTCTTCTTAATGAGACTTAATTacaaaaattattaataaaataaATGCATGCATTTAAGAAATCAAAAATGTCTTTAAAAGTGGAAAAAATCCCTCTAACACAATACAGCATAAAATGGAATGACCGAACACCGTGAGCACTTTGAGAATTTTGAATACGGCTCCTCCCAGACCCAAGAGAGTCCATCACATCATTACTAATGACCTCTATAGAGGAATACTACTGGGAAGATTTGGGGATCGGCTTTTAGGATCTGCCAAAAGATTTCAGTACACAAACTCCACACATTAATAGATCTCCAAGTGTATCCACGTTcagccagcctgaatgacagctgcagcttgtaacgagcagtgtgagatctgcagcggggaggagggacactgaggagccatcAATCAGACCAGGTGGGCAGAAACTCAGCCGCAAGGAAGAACACTGAGGAAGCGTCAGTCAGTCTGCATTGGCAGAGATGGAGTTTCGAAAAGGAGTTCACAGCCATTCTTTCATCCAATACAGTAGCCTCATCAGGTCCAAAATCTATTTACAGTAATCATTGTTGCAGTTTTTATTAAGAAATCAGGAGACAGATCCGCTTTAACATTGACGACCTTTCCTTAGAATAAGTCATCAGTCTGATCCGTGGcggtgctacacccagaaaccgcaCCGATCAGCTGCTCCCAATGCTGGCGACAGCTGGAACTGCTCAGCTGCATGGCACAGGTCTGGACTATTTAGTGGCCGCAGCTGCCTTATTCGGATCAATAggggggcagatgtgcagtacctgacCGTGACCACTATTCCAATGATGGAGCTGTGCGGAGCAGATCCGGTTGTCTCCACCACTGGGCAGAGCTCATCGGCAGGGAGTGGAGCGGAGGGGGAAATGCGGGTCGTACcgccattgatgacctattctaaagaCAGGCCGTGCAGGCTAAAATCCTCGACAATCATTTTAATATTCTGAGCCTCTTGGCTCTTCTCTGCTGGGTGGAAAGTCTGACATGCAATTAAGGCCCAAGAAATGGGGATGGGGATTCCTTggggaactttaaaaaaaaaaaaaaaaaaaaaaagtctagttGTTACGCAGTGTATTCctggacaggaaaaaaaaaaggattgctgCCAGGAGAGACTGTCCTACCGAGACCGCAAACTTCAGCTACGAATGTACAGCCATAttgtgcctcctcctcctcttagctTTTCTGGTAATACTGATATTTGGCACTTGCAGGGGTATTACAGTGCCTTGCCTGGTAGAAACGAGGACATTAAAGGGACCAGTAGTTTCAAGACACTTTGTATAAATCAATAGCAGGTGAATATGGGGAGGAGAAAGGAGCAGAGTGAGGAAACAGGCAGAGGGAGAGAGATGGTGCTGAGCAGTCTAACAAGTctcatctcactgcagagctggattcacatctacactgatcACCAAtgctgtgtaatgtcctccatgctggtgCTTCTATCCTGtgctaaaaaaaacccaaaaacaatgAAGACTCTCTGTGTGCTGTGCATATGATACATCATAACTAGTCTCCACGCAGCAGCTCAGAGTGGATTGCAAGTTAGAGACCGAGCATGCAGAAGGGGGAAACTGGCGAAAATGCAAACTTAaagagtcatataatggccagaaatagtgttattcctcacgtACACAAAGGCATGTTTATCCTGAAATGAAgttcctagtgatgagcgaacatgcccgGATAAGGCGCTATCCTAGTGTTTTCCATGTGCTCGAAAGATATGCTCGAGTCCCGGCGGCTCCATGTCTCGTGGCTAttaagacagctgcaacacatggaaGGATtgcctgtctaacagccgcaagacATTTCGAACATTTTTTGAGCATGCTGAAGCCAATCAGTTAACAAGAGCATGCTTAgaaaacaccttatcccagcacgttcgctcatcactagaagttACCCTTTAATGCAAAGTTGAGTCACTTTGTGCTGATCCTCAGTTCTAGTCTCAGAGCTACAACAATCTGATGTAGAAAAAGAAGCTACAATGTCCGCTAGTGTTTTGGGGGTGTGAGAACAAACTCGCTAACACTTTCCAAAGCAAGGCAGAAGTCTGTCCACCTGTACACAGTACTTAATAGCTTTATGTAGATTATATTCATATAAAAAGGAGTTATTCCATAAATGTTTATTTGAACCCTGAGTTACCGCATATCctgttattctccagagctgcactcactacgtacatacattactgatcctgaattatatACTATATTattctccggagctgcactcactgagCCAGCAAGATTAATATATTGGGAAGGGTGCAATCATGACACTTTCTGAAAATTCAAGTCACCACAGCAAGTTACACcaggagatttcagctctgaagacagaagaattatgaatgcagctctagaTCGCAGGTTTTAAAAGAGATCTTGTATCTTCTGAAGTGATGGCAGAACACTAGGATATGACATCACTTTATGATTAGAGGGGCGCTTCGGAGCCTCTATGAACAAACAGGCCACACTTTCTGGAGACAGCAGGTGCCCACTCACCACCGGCTGCGAAAGGGTCAGTGCACATGAGCCGACCTGGGGCACTAAACaaccactgatcagctgtttgcagatCAGCGGttgtttactagtgatgagtgagtgtgcttggataaagtgttatctgagcatgctcgagtgccgaAAAATAggttcaagtccctgcggctgcatgtctagcGACtgatagacaatccctgcatgtgctgtggTTGTCGAACAGCCGCCAGACATTCAGGCGCGGGGACTCGCACATATTATTCGAGTACACTGAAGACCCTTTGttagcatccgagcatgctcagataacaccttatcgcagcacattcgctcatcactaattattacccaGTTACATCACACAGTATGTAACAGATTGGTGTACACTGGCTGCCATATTTTCCAGCATGCATCCAGTTTTACCCAGGatgaatgatgattttttttttttatttgcactacACAAAAATTCTTGTACGTTGGGTGATCGGCACCCTGGTAAAGCTTCAAGGTTATTGAGAAATCCCAGGAAGGCTAGCTCATGATAATCTTCagtgaaaatggaccttaaaagggaatttgtcagtagttTTTTGCTATAGTAATTTCCGAGCTGCATAAAGgaggggcagagaccttgattccagcaatgtgtcacttactgcacTGCGTTTTGCTGTTACAAtaaaatcagagttttatcagcaggagattatcactacaggactaggtgtctcgtgcctcctggttCAACCCTGCTCCCACCACTGATCGGCTGCTTTCTGTGtattctgtgcataggcagaaagctgctaatcagtggtctaGGCATTCTGATATGCAGTAGAGAAAACTGAATGTATCAAAATCAAAGCAGGTAGACGAGCAAGCGACATAGCAGGAATTAGCGTTTCTGCCCATACATCATACTGAgctcagattagatggcaaaaacccGCTGACAGATTCCATTAAAGGGACTGCAACCCTGCGCTGTTCAAATGACGAGATCCTGATGCAATCCCCATGAAGTCGGGTGTGACGTTATGCAGAGAACCTTGGGATGGGACCCCTTTATTCTGAGGATTTGACCGCCAAGAACCCCACACGTCATCATCCCAATTATATGGTATATCCATGTTGTGTGGTCCGGGTGGTAGAGGAGGCTGTCGAGTTCGGGTCAGGAGAGTCGCGGCTGGTCACGGGCCGACTATGGAGAAACACTGATGTGTGGAACTGGTCTGAGGGAGGACGTGCTGGGATGCTGAGGGAGGACGTGCTGGGATGCTGAGGGAGGACGTGCTGGGATGCTGAGGGAGGACGTGCTGGGATGCTGAGGGAGGACGTGCTGGGATGCTGAGGGAGGACGTGCTGGGATGCTGAGGGAGGACGTGCTGGGATGCTGAGGGAGGACGTGCTGGGATGCTGAGGGAGGACGTGCTGGGATGCTGAGGGAGGACGTGCTGGGATGCTGAGGGAGGACGTGCTGGGATGCTGAGGGAGGACGTGCTGGGATGCTGAGGGAGGACGTGCTGGGATGCTGAGGGAGGACGTGCTGGGATGCTGAGGGAGGACGTGCTGGGATGCTGAGGGAGGACGTGCTGGGATGCTGAGGGAGGACGTGCTGGGATGCTGAGGGAGGACGTGCTGGGATGCTGAGGGAGGACGTGCTGGGATGCTGAGGGAGGACGTGCTGGGATGCTGAGGGAGGACGTGCTGGGATGCTGAGGGAGGACGTGCTGGGATGCTGAGGGAGGACGTGCTGGGATGCTGAGGGAGGACGTGCTGGGATGCTGAGGGAGGACGTGCTGGGATGCTGAGGGAGGACGTGCTGGGATGCTGAGGGAGGACGTGCTGGGATGGGGTTTCAGAGGTGATGGTTCCTACACTGCTCGGTTTTGGGGGAGACGGCATAATTGGCCTAATTACAGTCTTTTAAATAGGGACAGTAGTATAGCAGTTATAGCACTGTGTACACAGGGCAGCATTACAtacagtacttatattcttgtcttTGGGGGGCACAGATTCCACTCTAAAGTATGACAGGCATGAACATGAAGggtatacaaaagaaaaaaaaaaaaaaaaaacgtgtatgGTGCTAGCAGCCAAGTGAACAGGTTGAGCTGCAGCTGTTCTCCCTTCTCCTGCAAACATATAAGCATGCATGATTATGGAGGGTCAATGCTTTGCATTCTCCATCCTATCAAGAATGCACATATATCATTATAATAATCTAgattattaaatttaaaaaaaaagtctaaCTGAAATATCTCCATCTCGAGTGTCAAAGTCTATCTAGCCTAGAACAAAGCAATAAAAGCAAAGAAACTAAACCTGCCCATACCATAATCTGTGTATGGTAGATCCGGGCACTTACATCCGCCAGACAATTCTGGAGAAGGATTTCTCGGGATCTGCTTGGATTAATGGGGATGTGGGTACATTTACCGGTGAGGTCACCGACGCAACCACCTGGGGGAGCTCTGCTCTGACCATTGGGGGGACGGAGGTACAGAACAGATGTGGCTAGGCCAGGCCTAGCATCCAGCGTGTGCATTCCAGGACGATACTGAGGCCTCTCTTTAGGACAGATCAGGACAGATGCCCAGCGTCTGGATCGTCACATACAGGGGCCACATGGTACCTTCTGACCGCCATCAGTGAGGGTCTGGCACCCTGCACCCCGACAATCCGATATAGATCCTAAAAAAAGGTCATTTATATAGTAAGCCCTGGGCACCCCATATAAAGGCGTCTGCTGAGACATCGAAGAAGGATCTAGTCCCCCCTAACACAGCGCTACTCTTATCCGTGGGCAACAAGAAGCAAGCTGCAATATCAGACACAGCCTGCGATCAAACGCTCCTCTACCAGGTAACATGGACAcggtataaagggaatctgtcagcaccatgatataggggcagagacccccattccagcgatgtgtcacttactgggctgtgtgctgTCACTTTGGTacaatcagttttctctgctgcagatctcagaatgctgagctctgtgtaactccacccacaccactgattggcctatgtacacactgtgcataggcagaaatctgccaattagtggtgggggcAGGACTAGACGGCACTATACACTTAGTCCTGTAGtgaatctccttctgataaaacactgattttagtgAAACACacggcccagtaagtgacacatcgctgtaatCAGAGTCTCTGCTTCTACAACATGCTCCTCTCAGATtatataacaaaaacctgctgacggattccctttaacaatATCATTCCTGGGCCAAAGAAATGTTTGATAGATGTGTGGCCGTTGCAGAGACCAGCGTCCGTCTAACATGGGATCCAGGCTCGGTACAGGAGTAGGCGCCATGGCCGTTCACTAATGGTCCAACAGTATCTCCCATGAGGCAGAACGGggctaagactatgtgcacacgtcaggattttcagcAGAATTTTCATGAACAAAACCGGAATTTTTCTGCAGGAagcctgcatgcgtttttttccggagcttcccaatgcattaaatagcaagaaaaacgcgaaaaatcagcaaaattaatgaacatgctgcgttttatttttttttgccacgatgcgttttttcgtgaaaaaaaccgcatcatgtgcacaaaaattgcagtatgcattaaaaatgatgggatgcttatgtatgcgtttttaaagcGTTTTTCCCTTGGAAAACaaccgaaaaaacgcgaaaaatcctgaacgtgtgcacatagcctaatagtagcCTTTAGATGCACCCAAAGGTCATGTCAAGTGAACCTGTTTTGGAAGAAATGGCTGACGGTCATTTGGCAGGCGATGAGGGGAATAAAAGGTTTCGCACTCAATGCCTCCTTCAGGGGATATAAGCTGCCGCCAGAGGAGTCCGATAGTGGCTTACTACTGAGCCACGTGCACCCGCGGAGACTCCTCTGGCCACTTCCATAATCAGTTACATACAGCATAGCCATCTTGTAGGTAGCAGAATAGTTACAGACAGTAAATGTGAGAAGAAAGCAGGTCACGGCATCGTCAGGGCGTCCTTTACAGGTATTTCTCATACAATTCATACAATTGTAAAAAAGAGGCAGCGTATGGAGGCACACAGCGGGGGCATACAGAGACGGACAGCGATGCATGGACCAGACCCTACCGGAGCATTCTCTTGCATATAAATTATAATACTTTGTAGGGTTTGGATTCTCTGTCAGAATATTACATCAGCAATATTAGAATAGTAGCATATATCTGTATCAATAgtgtaaaaaacaaacataaaagttATTTTGCCCCGGTATATCAGATTGCTTCTCTAGACGTCCTCCCTTCATCGGGTGGGCCGGCATGCAAATGGCGCAGACAGGTATCGgacaaccagccaagcaaaagGACTTGGTAATCATCAgccccaaaaaggaaaaaaaagaaagggCCCCCGTCTAGTGCGCTTGGAGAAGAAAGAAGATTCGGCTTGGGATTAGGACGGATTTATTTCCTGGTCGGCCATGTTGTTACCGTTCTCTGGGAAGTTGTCGGGCAAGTTGTTGTTGTTGTTTAGTGCGGATGCCGGGAACTCTAAGGTGTCGACATTCTGGTAAGTGATGTAGGAGCCCAGGCCTTGCGGGGGGCAGGTGGGGCTGTCTTGCCCCGCCACAAATGTACTGGATGAGCTGCTCGGGGTAAAGGTCGGGCCGCCTAGACGGAGCTTGGTTTCGCCGGGCTCCAGCTGCTGCTTACTCTCCTCGTCAGTGTCTAGCCGGGTCAGTTTCTCTATCCACAGGCGGAACTTCTCCTCTGTCTGTCTCTGCATCTCTGCAAAACAGTTCATAGCTTCTTCCAGGACATTGCCTATGCAGTTCCTATCCCACACGGTGCCCCTTTCAAGCAATCGCGGAAAATCCCTGGGCGTTCCTGCCGATCCCCCAGCGCGGATGAAGCCAGCTTTAAAGACATTGAGGCCATTGGGTAAGAAAACAAAGCAAGCAAGCAGACAACATATCAAGCTGTGTATCCAGAGTAAGCATGCCTTAGTACAGACACTGATGGGACGCACAGAGGGGGCCGCTTAGGGACAGAAATTTCTCACTTAACACAGTCGTAAAATGCAACATCTAAAAAGGCGAAACTATAATAGACACCATGATAAAGATCTCACGCTACAGACCGATCAGACGGCAACCGGTCCTGCTGAACTGACTGCAGAGTCAACCAATTGCATCCAGATTATAGGATCCGTTCAACGGGCCTAAAGACTACGCACACCGCCGCCAACCTGCCCAGCAGCTTCTCAGATACCATCTATACACAGGTGGTGCGGCCATAGAGAACAGCCACAGACAAGAGGCCTCCACACAGCCGAACCTGGCGATATTCCTGGGCTCGCTACAGTCCAATGTGTACAAGACCTGACGGGTGATTGTCAGGGGAAAATGAGGATCCAGCGGGTCCAATATGGACTGCCAGTGTCCGGTAACACAAGACACCAGGAGTCTAATGGTTGTTCTCTGGGTACGGAGCTCAAGTGCTACtctgtataggggcagtattatagcagctatattcttatatatgggggcagtattatagtagttatattcttatatatgggggcagtattatggtagttatattcgtgtacatagggggcagtattatagtagttatattcttgtacataggggcagtattatagtagttatattcttgtacatagggggatcaTTTACAGTATTTGAACAGATAATTAAGTGCTGCATTACACATCTCATAAACGTGCCATGACAGGTAAATGACGTCTGCAGTAGATGCCGACATGCCGTCTGGAATCCGGTCGCTCTGGTTAAGCGGCAGGATAAAGAAACAGGCAGCTGTAAGTCATACGGAGCCATCTTGAGTGAACGCATCTTTAAATTAATTATATAATTACACTGACACACCGTTTGTAAACTCTTCCCCTTAGGCAACGTTTCACCTTGTCTATTggtgactgatttttttttttttttttttgagaactaCCTTTAAAAATACTATATTAGGGGCCGGTCAGTACAAAAAGTCTCACGCTGAGGGACGTAGTCTGTGTTTTATCGCCACAGGACAAGACATCACTAATGAGGAAAGGAGACGGAAAAGAAAGTGCATACCCTTCCTCGGCAGCGACACTTCAATTCCCCGGATGCCTGGAGAGTCATGTCAGGCATTCCTCATGTCACAGCCGCTGATGCAGACGGGAAGGCATTTCCTTTAGAAAGAGCTTGAGTCCAGTCCGATACTCTCCGTGAAGCCTACTTCATAGTAAGGGGGTCTTTTCTACCCACTCAACAGTCCTTTTAGACTAAAGTGGTCCCGTATACACCAAGTTAATCTAATGCTTAGCGGAGAATATCATCTATTCCCCCTTCGATTTGGGTTCTTTTTGAAAGCTTAAAAGTAtacgccattaaagggaacctgtcacccccaaaatcgatggtgaggtaagcccaccgtcatcaggggcttatctacaacattctgtaaagctgtagataagcccccgatgtatcctgaaagatgagacaaagaggttagattatactcacccaggggcggtcccgctgccgtCTGGGTCCgaagggtgtctcaggtccggtgcctcccatcttcattgcatgacgtcctcttctggtcttcacgctgcggctctggccctattgagggcagagcaaagtactgcagtacgcaggcaccagtaaggtcagagaggctcggcgcctgcgcactgcagtactttgctctgccctcaacagggccagagccgcagcgtgaagaccagaagagggcgtcatggaatgaagatgggaggctccggaccggacagcgacacccatcggacccggaccgcagcgggaccgcccctgggtgagtataatcgaacgtctttttctcatctttcaggatacatcaggggcttatctacagcattacagaatgctgtagataagcccctgataaccgtgagcttacctcaccatcgattttgggggtgacaggttctctttaatatccaAGTCTGGATcaacatctttaaagggaaccattCAAGTTGAATAATGCCatcaacctgcagatatagggttaatcggcAGGATAATGGTGTTAGAAAGGTGCCGGAAAGAATAATGGGCGCTCTTCTTGGACATATACAGACTAAGGCCCTTTAAATGATCGGGGTCAATCAGTGGATGCAATATGGTTGAGGCAGCAATTGATCAGTTCACACGATAAACCAATTTGTGCCTTTACGGCCTGAATGGAACTCAATCAACCGCGACCGGAATAAGACGCCAGCCGTCACTAACAGGAGGAGATCATGTTAACATCGGCCATCTCTATGCGAATAATACGAGGCGTCTACAATCAGACTAGACATCGACATAAACCATACAGGTCAGATTGTCAGCTCTGCATCCGGCCGGGGACGGCACCTTACCTGGAATCTCCgctgtgattgtcttactgctcccTGAGACCTCTTCTTCCTCGTCAGACGAGCTGGTGCTCGAGTCGCAGGTGAGGTCGCTGTCGCTGGTGCTACTGTCCTGCAGCAAGTTGTACTTCTTCCGAGCGGCCGCCTCCCTCTTCTGCCTCAGCAGCCGGATCCGCTCTTTGTGCTTTTGGCTTCTGTGACCTTTGATCTTGGTGACTCGACCATTTTGCTTATCGCTGGACTGGCGGTTTTTCTTGGCAGCCATAGTGGAGGTTTCGCTCTCTGAGCGAGACCTCCGGGACTTGCGGGCCACCGCGGCTCCTTGGCCGGCAGGATCGCAGCCTTCGCTTATTGCTTCGGGACGTCGCACCTGAGTCTCGTCTGCGGAAGACAATGTGTCGGAGTCGGCCAGGTGTCCGCTGGAAGAAGGGGAAACCATGCAGTGGTTAGAGGAATCGCTC
This window harbors:
- the ARK2N gene encoding protein ARK2N isoform X2, translating into MKMEAVSKDEQLLDSEVPPHVAQEKADSQAEAEEGALDLQSPSLKDGAEDVPDSSGLASMPCLLMELRRDSSESQLASTESDKPAGGRVYESDSSNHCMVSPSSSGHLADSDTLSSADETQVRRPEAISEGCDPAGQGAAVARKSRRSRSESETSTMAAKKNRQSSDKQNGRVTKIKGHRSQKHKERIRLLRQKREAAARKKYNLLQDSSTSDSDLTCDSSTSSSDEEEEVSGSSKTITAEIPEMQRQTEEKFRLWIEKLTRLDTDEESKQQLEPGETKLRLGGPTFTPSSSSSTFVAGQDSPTCPPQGLGSYITYQNVDTLEFPASALNNNNNLPDNFPENGNNMADQEINPS